The DNA window TTAACTATCGTTATATTGTTACAGAAGCTACATTTACCTATGTCGCGATTGATGATAGTGGTAAGTCTCGCCGTATCGAGCGTACTTGTGCTGTCGAATAATTGATATCAAGAATAACACCTGATATATAAGCGGAATATTTTATTGATAAGTATTCCGCTGTTTCCTACCTCATTGCTAAATTAAAGGCATTCGATTCTGCATGATATTTAGAATTGATTCATCGAGTAAATAATCCACTATCTGGTCTGACCTTAGTTGGTGTTATCGTATTTTATTACTACCCTAAGAATGTTACTGTTTTTTTTATTATAATGGCCTTTCTAAAATTGAATTCCAGACTAACCTTATTTCTACTGAATTATTTTGTAATAAAAATTTGTTTCTAGTTAGTTTTATAGTTGTTGCTAGGTATGTTTAATTTGTTAGCGTGGTTTCATGTGGAGAGACTCGCTGGGGAGATAGAAAAATGGAATTATCTAACGAGTCGAATGCACTAGACGTATACATGTATCAAGTAAACCAAAGCAGTAAATTATTAACTAAAGAAGAAGAATATGAAACAGCGGTTGCTTCTCATGAAGGTGATGTAAAAGCCAGACAACGCATGATCCAATCAAATCTACGCTTAGTAATAAATATAGCCAAACGTTACCAACATACTTCACTGCCGTTAGTTGATATTATCCAAGAAGGGAACACTGGGTTGATTCACGCGGTCGAAAAATTTGATGCGACTAAAGGCTTTCGTTTTTCTACTTATGCGGTTTGGTGGATAAAGAATAATATTGAGCGTTTTATTATGAATCAGTCACGGACTATCCGTGTACCAATTCATATTGGTAAAGTATATAAACGCATTTTAAAAACTGCACGTGAACAAGAATTAGACTTGCAATGTAATCATGATGTGATGGCATTGGCAGAATTACTGGAAATGCAACACACACAAGTTACTGAAGTGTTATCCTATTATTTTAATGAAGCAAGTTTAGATAAAACGATCGTGACGGATCGTGATTCAAGTACCGCTTTGGTTGATATGCTAGAAGATTATTCTATTTGCAAACCGAATGATGAACTCGAAGATGCAGATACTTTATGTTATTTGGATGAAGTGTTAGGCCATTTATCTGAACGTGATAGAAAAATCATTGAATTGAGATTCGGATTAGGTGAAGAAGATCCACTGACTCTACATGTTATCGGCGAACGTTTATCTATGTCGAGAGAACGAATTCGCCAAATTATTAATTTCAGCTTACAGAAAATTCAGCCTGAGTTACTGCAAAATACAGTACAAAAACAAGATTATCTCAATTAAATAATCGCCTTGGTGCTCACTAATTTTCTGTGTATAAAAAGGAATATATTTTCAGCTATTATCGTTATCTTTAGTTTTTTTCTTGAGATTATGATAGCTTAGCCGAGTATATTCCTTCGTCATTTTAGCCCGTCAGTAGTTATGACTGGTAGCATACTGCACTCTTTCATACATATGAGATATCAATGAGCACAACAAATCGTCCTCTGTATTTACCCTACGCTGGCTCTGCACTATTAGAAACACCTTTATTAAATAAAGGCAGTGGTTTTAGTACAACTGAGCGCCAAAGTTTCAATCTTACGGGCTTAATTCCCCCGATGGTTGAGTCTATTCAAGAACAATCTGAACGTGCTTATAAGCAGTTTTCAGGTTTTGAGAGTGCGATGGATAAACACGTTTATTTACGTAATATCCAAGATACTAATGAAACATTATTTTACCGTTTAGTTGATAATCATCTGGAAGAGATGATGCCAATTATTTATACCCCAACCGTTGGTGCTGCGTGTCAACAGTTCTCAGATATTTACCGCCGTGCTCGTGGTTTATTTATCTCTTACCCTGAACGTGAAAACATCGATGATATTTTACATAATGTAAATAAGCAAAATGTAAAAGTGATCGTAGTAACGGATGGTGAGCGTATTCTTGGTTTAGGTGATCAAGGTATCGGTGGTATGGGTATTCCAATTGGTAAATTGTCACTTTATACCTCGTGTGGTGGTATTAGCCCGGCTAACTGCTTACCTATCGTGTTAGATGTGGGTACTAATAATGAAAATCGTTTACAAGATCCGATGTACATGGGTTGGCGTAAACCGCGTATCGACCAAGATAAGTATAATGAATTTTTAGATCTGTTCATTGATGCTGTAAAACGTCGTTGGCCAAATGTGTTATTGCAATTTGAAGACTTTGCACAACAAAATGCAATGCCATTATTAGAACGTTATAAAGATAAGATCTGTTGTTTCAACGATGATATTCAAGGTACTGCTGCCGTTACATTAGGTAGCCTAATGGCTGCTTGTCGTGCTGCGAAAACCAAATTAAGCGAACAGAAAGTTACCTTCTTAGGTGCGGGTTCTGCAGGTTGTGGTATTGCCGAACAAATCGTTGCGCAAATGAAGTCAGAGGGGCTCTCTGATAGCCAAGCGCGTGCGCGTGTATTCATGGTTGACCGTTTTGGTGTACTCACAGATAAAATGCCAAACCTACTCGATTTCCAACAGAAACTTGTACAGCATCAAGGATTACGTGACGAGTGGGGAATTGACAGTGATGTGATCTCACTACTTGACGTGATGAAACATGCTAAACCATCGATTCTAATTGGTGTATCAGGTCAGCCTGGTCTGTTCACTGAACAAGTCATTAAAACCATGGCCGCTAACACGGAACATCCGATTATATTTCCGTTAAGTAACCCGACATCACGAGTTGAAGCTACACCACAAGATCTGATCCGTTGGACAGAAGGCCGTGCATTAGTGGCAACCGGTAGTCCATTCCCTGCTGTAAGTTACGGTGATGAATTGATCACTATTCCACAATGTAATAATAGCTATATTTTCCCAGGTATTGGTTTAGGTGTACTCGCAGCAGAAGCTACACGTGTAACGAATGCGATGTTAATGGCAGCAAGTCGTGCATTAGCGGATTGCTCGCCGTTAGGTCGTGATGGACAGGGTCCATTATTACCACCTTTAACGGACATTCATGCGGTAAGTAAAGAGATTGCTTTCTGGGTGGCTAAAACAGCACAACTGCAAGGTGTTGCATTGCAAACATCTGATGAAGCGATCCGTAATAATATTGAAAAAAACTTCTGGTTACCAGAATATCGTGAGTATAAGCGTGTTGCTAACTAGTTAATACCCTAAATATGTAATGTATACAGGCGTTATATTCTGACATTAAAAAAACCAGCTACTTTAGCTGGTTTTTTTATTGTATCTATTGGTCATATGTTGCAATAAGTCGTGCTGCGTAACAATGTTGCAAAAAATACTTGTGTATTTACCATATTTATAACTGGGATGAATGGTCATAAAAAACGATCCCTGTACCTATGGTTGTGGGCCACGAGTATGTAGGTGAAGTTGTTGGTATCGGCCAAGAAGTTCGTGGTTTCGCATTAGGTGATCGTGTTTCTGGTGAAGGCCACATTACGTGTGGTCACTGTCGTAACTGCCGTGCAGGGCGCACACATTTATGTCGAAATACAACAGGTGTTGGTGTTAACCGTGAAGGCGCATTTGCTGAATACTTAGTTATTCCTGCATTTAACGCATTCAAGCTACCAGACGATATTTCTGATGATATGGCAGCGATCTTTGACCCGTTTGGTAACGCTGTACACACTGCTTTATCATTTGATGTGGTTGGTGAAGATGTATTAATTACCGGTGCTGGTCCTATCGGTATCATGGCAGCAGTATGTAAGCACGTTGGTACTCGTAATGTTGTGATCTCGGATGTGAATGAATTTCGTTTAGACCTAGCGCAAGATGGGTGTTACTCGCGCTGTAAACGTAGCAACAGAATCGCTAAAAGATGTGATGGATGATCTTAAAATGACTGAAGGCTTCGATGTTGGCCTTGAAAGGATAAGTCTGATTATGTCAGGTTTACCCTTTTTTATGCGCTGCATTTTTATTTTTATCTTTATACTACTTTATCGTTACATTATGAAAGTGTTATAGTATAACAAGTTGTTTCTTTTATAGTGAATAGTAATTACAAATGATGATCCTTCCCTCTTCATTAGAGTCTTCTTTTTTCCAGTCCTTTTGGCGTTACATCTTGGTGTACCTGATGGTAGCTGGTTTATTATTTACGCTTTGGCATCATCATTCATCATCATGGGCCTCGGCAGAGCATTACTATATAGAACAGTTCGCTAAATGTGTTTTTACCGACCCATCAACTGAAACCGAAACCATATTTAAGGATGTCACGATTTACCATGCTAACCGTCTTTCGTTATTAATTAACGATTCCGATATTTCTATTAGTTATCAGGATGACTCTGAGGTGGACTGTGAATAAATTAGCGCATTAATTCTTATGCCATATGCATATTATGACGAGCATTGGAAACATGATGCGATTGATGCTGTGCAATGTATGGTATTATCTTTATAAATTACACGCATTGTAGATAGTCATGACTGAAGAAATTACCAAAGCTATTACTGAAGAAAGTGGCCCTTTATCCGATTTAAATCCTAATTTAGCCCTTACTCTTGAACAGCGTCAAACTGATGAGCGCTGGATGCAACACGCAATTATGTTAGCAGGTAAGGCTGAAGCTATTGATGAAGTCCCTGTGGGCGCCGTCATTGTACTCGATGATAAGATCATTGGGGAAGGTTGGAATCAATCGATTAATTTACATGATGCGACGGCCCATGCCGAAATGATGGCATTACGTGAAGCGGGTAAAATAGTCGAAAATTACCGACTCATTGATGCCACTCTGTATGTCACGTTAGAACCATGTTCTATGTGTGCTGGTGCGATGGTGCATAGTCGAGTGAAGCGTTTAGTGTATGGTGCGGTAGATTTGAAAACGGGTGCGGCAGGGTCGGTATTTAATCTAGTTGAACATCCAAAACTGAATCATCAGATTGAAGTTCGTTCAGGGGTTTTTGCGAGTGAGACTGGCGCATTATTGAGTGAATTTTTTAAACGTCGCCGGAAAGAGAAAAAAGCCCTGAAGTTATTGCAGAAAGGTTAATCCAGTACAATTGGCTGACCGTCTAAATCAATCGATAATTCATTTTGTAAAAAGAATGAACGCTGACGATTCAGGAGTGAACGGTTTATTCTTGAGCGTGATATTTGGCGTCTTGGTGTTTTAATTTTTAATTTTGCTCTTTTCTTTAGCATCTTGTTTTCCTTTTATTTTTCTGCCTAGTCCTAG is part of the Moritella viscosa genome and encodes:
- a CDS encoding putative cytidine and deoxycytidylate deaminase codes for the protein MTEEITKAITEESGPLSDLNPNLALTLEQRQTDERWMQHAIMLAGKAEAIDEVPVGAVIVLDDKIIGEGWNQSINLHDATAHAEMMALREAGKIVENYRLIDATLYVTLEPCSMCAGAMVHSRVKRLVYGAVDLKTGAAGSVFNLVEHPKLNHQIEVRSGVFASETGALLSEFFKRRRKEKKALKLLQKG
- a CDS encoding putative uncharacterized protein (No significant database matches), translated to MVAGLLFTLWHHHSSSWASAEHYYIEQFAKCVFTDPSTETETIFKDVTIYHANRLSLLINDSDISISYQDDSEVDCE
- the sfcA gene encoding NAD-dependent malic enzyme — its product is MSTTNRPLYLPYAGSALLETPLLNKGSGFSTTERQSFNLTGLIPPMVESIQEQSERAYKQFSGFESAMDKHVYLRNIQDTNETLFYRLVDNHLEEMMPIIYTPTVGAACQQFSDIYRRARGLFISYPERENIDDILHNVNKQNVKVIVVTDGERILGLGDQGIGGMGIPIGKLSLYTSCGGISPANCLPIVLDVGTNNENRLQDPMYMGWRKPRIDQDKYNEFLDLFIDAVKRRWPNVLLQFEDFAQQNAMPLLERYKDKICCFNDDIQGTAAVTLGSLMAACRAAKTKLSEQKVTFLGAGSAGCGIAEQIVAQMKSEGLSDSQARARVFMVDRFGVLTDKMPNLLDFQQKLVQHQGLRDEWGIDSDVISLLDVMKHAKPSILIGVSGQPGLFTEQVIKTMAANTEHPIIFPLSNPTSRVEATPQDLIRWTEGRALVATGSPFPAVSYGDELITIPQCNNSYIFPGIGLGVLAAEATRVTNAMLMAASRALADCSPLGRDGQGPLLPPLTDIHAVSKEIAFWVAKTAQLQGVALQTSDEAIRNNIEKNFWLPEYREYKRVAN
- the rpoS gene encoding RNA polymerase sigma subunit RpoS (sigma-38); the encoded protein is MELSNESNALDVYMYQVNQSSKLLTKEEEYETAVASHEGDVKARQRMIQSNLRLVINIAKRYQHTSLPLVDIIQEGNTGLIHAVEKFDATKGFRFSTYAVWWIKNNIERFIMNQSRTIRVPIHIGKVYKRILKTAREQELDLQCNHDVMALAELLEMQHTQVTEVLSYYFNEASLDKTIVTDRDSSTALVDMLEDYSICKPNDELEDADTLCYLDEVLGHLSERDRKIIELRFGLGEEDPLTLHVIGERLSMSRERIRQIINFSLQKIQPELLQNTVQKQDYLN